Proteins from a single region of Primulina tabacum isolate GXHZ01 chromosome 5, ASM2559414v2, whole genome shotgun sequence:
- the LOC142545289 gene encoding vacuolar protein sorting-associated protein 25-like isoform X1 codes for MQTLGEFILPHFFNYPPYFTLQPVKETREKQIQVWKELILDFCRTQKIFTVGLEEDFPLFSNPGIERSLSHEAREAFLSALVSEGRAEWLDKSHRKCLILWHRIQDWADLILRFVKDNGFEDSVMTVEEIRSGVESRGTELHGMDRTILMRALKQLEHKGKLAIFKGTSADDEGVKFSL; via the exons ATGCAGACGTTGGGTGAATTCATACTTCCCCACTTCTTTAACTACCCTCCTTATTTCAC TTTGCAGCCGGTTAAAGAAACTAGGGAGAAGCAGATACAAGTCTGGAAGGAGCTGATACTTGATTTCTGCAGAACTCAAAAAATCTTTACCGTTGGACTGGAAGAAGATTTCCCGTTGTTCAGCAATCCTGGTATTGAAA GATCTTTAAGTCATGAAGCTAGGGAGGCATTTCTATCCGCCTTAGTTTCCGAAG GACGTGCAGAATGGTTAGATAAAAGTCACAGAAAATGTTTGATCCTTTGGCATCGGATCCAAGATTGGGCTGACTTGATATTGCGCTTC GTGAAGGATAATGGATTTGAGGACAGCGTCATGACGGTTGAGGAAATACGTTCAGGGGTCGAGTCTCGAGGGACAG AGCTTCATGGAATGGACCGCACAATTCTAATGCGAGCCTTGAAGCAGCTAGAGCATAAGGGGAAGCTTGCCATCTTCAAAGGAACGTCAGCAGACGATGAGGGTGTTAAATTTTCGTTGTAA
- the LOC142545289 gene encoding vacuolar protein sorting-associated protein 25-like isoform X2 has product MQYLIAEGYTQRKSLQPVKETREKQIQVWKELILDFCRTQKIFTVGLEEDFPLFSNPGIERSLSHEAREAFLSALVSEGRAEWLDKSHRKCLILWHRIQDWADLILRFVKDNGFEDSVMTVEEIRSGVESRGTELHGMDRTILMRALKQLEHKGKLAIFKGTSADDEGVKFSL; this is encoded by the exons ATGCAGTATCTAATTGCTGAAGGATACACACAAAGGAAAAG TTTGCAGCCGGTTAAAGAAACTAGGGAGAAGCAGATACAAGTCTGGAAGGAGCTGATACTTGATTTCTGCAGAACTCAAAAAATCTTTACCGTTGGACTGGAAGAAGATTTCCCGTTGTTCAGCAATCCTGGTATTGAAA GATCTTTAAGTCATGAAGCTAGGGAGGCATTTCTATCCGCCTTAGTTTCCGAAG GACGTGCAGAATGGTTAGATAAAAGTCACAGAAAATGTTTGATCCTTTGGCATCGGATCCAAGATTGGGCTGACTTGATATTGCGCTTC GTGAAGGATAATGGATTTGAGGACAGCGTCATGACGGTTGAGGAAATACGTTCAGGGGTCGAGTCTCGAGGGACAG AGCTTCATGGAATGGACCGCACAATTCTAATGCGAGCCTTGAAGCAGCTAGAGCATAAGGGGAAGCTTGCCATCTTCAAAGGAACGTCAGCAGACGATGAGGGTGTTAAATTTTCGTTGTAA
- the LOC142545289 gene encoding vacuolar protein sorting-associated protein 25-like isoform X3 encodes MALQPVKETREKQIQVWKELILDFCRTQKIFTVGLEEDFPLFSNPGIERSLSHEAREAFLSALVSEGRAEWLDKSHRKCLILWHRIQDWADLILRFVKDNGFEDSVMTVEEIRSGVESRGTELHGMDRTILMRALKQLEHKGKLAIFKGTSADDEGVKFSL; translated from the exons ATGGC TTTGCAGCCGGTTAAAGAAACTAGGGAGAAGCAGATACAAGTCTGGAAGGAGCTGATACTTGATTTCTGCAGAACTCAAAAAATCTTTACCGTTGGACTGGAAGAAGATTTCCCGTTGTTCAGCAATCCTGGTATTGAAA GATCTTTAAGTCATGAAGCTAGGGAGGCATTTCTATCCGCCTTAGTTTCCGAAG GACGTGCAGAATGGTTAGATAAAAGTCACAGAAAATGTTTGATCCTTTGGCATCGGATCCAAGATTGGGCTGACTTGATATTGCGCTTC GTGAAGGATAATGGATTTGAGGACAGCGTCATGACGGTTGAGGAAATACGTTCAGGGGTCGAGTCTCGAGGGACAG AGCTTCATGGAATGGACCGCACAATTCTAATGCGAGCCTTGAAGCAGCTAGAGCATAAGGGGAAGCTTGCCATCTTCAAAGGAACGTCAGCAGACGATGAGGGTGTTAAATTTTCGTTGTAA
- the LOC142545290 gene encoding LOW QUALITY PROTEIN: protein IWS1 homolog 1-like (The sequence of the model RefSeq protein was modified relative to this genomic sequence to represent the inferred CDS: deleted 1 base in 1 codon) has product MCFEFSYRDEDGEPLMDFDEDIQSDRDEPQQYDRAWGYDDRHQRFPTPVYSDSKSKPRKRLIKKSSPEKYLGPGDFGLNDDEGGYGGDDDIQEVAGMVRDDHLEGAKRKKEKGVKRKIVEKKKVKKGDKKFTVARSGGGRMRDREADPEMKEMWATIAGGDSEDDQEGARTLDDDNFIDDSGVDPADRYGSDNEHSPSRAPQAEEGEEDEEINELFTMGKKKKKNEKSPAETALLVEKIMAELEIVAEEDADLNRQGKPAVNKLKKLPLLMDVLAKKQLQQEFLDHGVLNLLKNWLEPLPDGSLPNTNIRAAVLKILHDLPIDLEQHDRREQLKRSGLGKVIMFFSKSDEETTSNRKLAKELVDKWSRPIFNKSTRFEDMKNFEHERVFRSPSVKKVMSKAGAMASKDDDLDFEGGEKSGQSSSRQHASRPEAMSMDFVVRPQSKVDPDEVRARAKQMVQDQRRVKMNKKLQQLKAPKRKQLQATKLSVEGRGMVKYL; this is encoded by the exons ATGTGTTTTGAGTTCAGTTACCGAGATGAAGATGGCGAGCCGTTGATGGATTTCGACGAGGATATCCAATCTGATCGTGATGAGCCCCAGCAATACGACAGGGCGTGGGGCTATGATGATAGACACCAGCGATTTCCAACTCCAGTGTACAGCGACTCGAAATCGAAGCCACGAAAGCGATTGATAAAAAAATCTTCACCGGAGAAATATTTGGGTCCAGGGGATTTTGGTTTGAATGACGATGAGGGGGGTTATGGTGGGGATGATGATATTCAGGAAGTGGCTGGAATGGTGAGAGATGATCATTTGGAA GGTGCAAAGAGGAAGAAGGAGAAAGGGGTGAAGAGGAAAATTGTTGAGAAAAAGAAGGTCAAGAAAGGGGATAAGAAGTTTACGGTGGCAAGGAGCGGAGGAGGGAGAATGAGAGATAGAGAGGCTGATCCTGAGATGAAGGAGATGTGGGCTACCATAGCTGGTGGCGATTCGGAG GATGATCAAGAAGGTGCTAGGACTCTGGATGACGATAACTTCATAGATGACAGTGGCGTGGATCCTGCTGACCGGTATGGAAGTGATAATGAACATTCACCTAGTCGTGCTCCCCAG GCAGAAGAGGGAGAAGAGGACGAGGAAATCAACGAGCTTTTCACAAtgggaaagaaaaagaagaaaaatgaaaagagCCCGGCAGAAACTGCACTACTTGTAGAGAAGATCATGGCTGAGCTTGAAATTGTTGCAGAAGAAGATGCAGACCTTAACAGACAGGGAAAGCCTGCtgtaaataaattaaagaagCTTCCTCTTCTCATGGATGTCCTTGCTAA AAAACAACTTCAGCAAGAATTTCTCGATCACGGAGTTTTAAATCTTTTGAAGAATTGGCTTGAACCACTACCAGATGGAAGCTTGCCAAATACTAACATCCGTGCTGCAGTTTTAAAGATCCTGCATGAT TTGCCAATTGATTTAGAGCAGCATGATAGAAGAGAACAACTAAAGCGGAGTGGCCTTGGAAAG GTCATCATGTTTTTCTCCAAATCTGACGAGGAGACTACATCCAACAGAAAACTCGCTAAAGAATTGGTTGATAAATGG AGCCGACCAATATTCAACAAAAGCACAAGGTTTGAGGATATGAAAAACTTTGAGCATGAACGGGTTTTCAGGAGCCCCTCTGTCAAGAA GGTGATGAGTAAAGCAGGAGCCATGGCATCCAAAGACGATGACCTTGAT TTTGAAGGGGGGGAAAAATCTGGTCAGTCATCCTCTAGGCAACATGCCTCGAGGCCTGAAGCAATGTCAATGGATTTTGTGGTGCGTCCTCAATCCAAGGTGGATCCAGACGAAGTTCGAGCACGAGCTAAACAAATGGTTCAAGATCAGCGTCGGGTGAAG ATGAACAAGAAGCTACAACAACTGAAAGCACCAAAACGGAAGCAGCTACAGGCTACCAAACTCAGCGTGGAGGGTCGTGGCATGGTGAAATACCTGTAG
- the LOC142545291 gene encoding bZIP transcription factor 16-like translates to MGNGEVDNSSQKEKEAKEPKTHLQDHSSAGSGMLAADWSGFQAYSPMPPHGFLTSSPQPHPYMWGVQQFIPPYGTPPHPYAAMYPYGHPTMAPGSYPFSPFAMPSPNGFAEGTGNSTGNVEVDGKSLEKGKLPIKRSRGSLGSLNMITGKNNEPGKTAGATVNGLHSKSSENASEGSSEGSDVNSQNDSGEKIGGRQDSAELSQNGNAAHSSQNRGLATPHPMANVPVPVPAAGDVSGIPGPTTNLNIGMDYWAAAASSSPIPAIGGNTLTTPVAGGVLNTGLRDNSQSQLWMQDERDLKRQRRKQSNRESARRSRLRKQAECDELASRAEALNEENASLRAELARIRSDYEQIFAQNASLKGRLGELPDQDDPSCRQDDTHSGHDS, encoded by the exons ATGGGGAATGGTGAGGTGGACAACTCCTCCCAGAAGGAGAAGGAAGCAAAGGAGCCAAAGACTCATTTACAG GATCACAGTTCGGCTGGCTCTGGCATGCTTGCTGCAGATTGGTCTGGCTTCCAG GCATATTCCCCGATGCCTCCACACGGATTCTTGACATCAAGTCCACAGCCGCACCCTTACATGTGGGGTGTCCAG CAATTCATTCCACCCTATGGAACTCCACCTCATCCATATGCTGCGATGTACCCGTATGGGCACCCAACTATGGCTCCG GGATCATATCCATTCAGTCCTTTTGCTATGCCTTCTCCAAATGGTTTTGCTGAAGGCACT GGCAACTCGACTGGGAATGTGGAGGTGGATGGCAAGTCACTTGAAAAGGGAAAACTGCCAATCAAAAGATCCAGGGGTAGTTTAGGCAGTTTAAATATGATCACAGGGAAGAACAATGAACCTGGAAAAACTGCTGGTGCGACTGTAAACGGTTTGCATTCTAAAAG TTCCGAGAATGCAAGTGAAGGTTCAAGTGAAGGAAGTGATGTTAATTCTCAAAAT GACTCCGGGGAGAAGATTGGTGGCCGGCAAGATTCAG CTGAACTGTCTCAAAACGGCAATGCTGCTCACAGTTCTCAGAATAGGGGACTGGCTACACCTCACCCTATGGCCAACGTGCCAGTGCCAGTGCCAGCGGCAGGGGATGTGAGTGGTATTCCTGGTCCAACCACTAACTTAAATATCGGAATGGATTATTGGGCTGCCGCGGCATCATCATCTCCTATTCCTGCAATTGGGGGAAACACTCTTACTACTCCAGTTGCAGGAGGAGTGCTCAATACTGGATTGCGGGACAACTCCCAGTCACAGCTCTGGATGCAG GATGAAAGGGACCTCAAAAGACAGAGAAGAAAGCAGTCTAACCGGGAATCTGCTCGTCGATCCCGATTACGCAAGCAG GCAGAGTGTGATGAATTGGCAAGTCGAGCGGAAGCATTAAACGAAGAAAATGCCTCTCTTAGGGCAGAATTGGCTCGTATAAGGAGTGACTACGAGCAAATTTTTGCTCAGAATGCCTCTCTGAAG GGGAGACTTGGCGAACTCCCAGATCAAGATGATCCGAGTTGCAGACAGGATGATACACATTCAGGTCATGATTCATGA
- the LOC142545294 gene encoding 3-oxoacyl-[acyl-carrier-protein] synthase I, chloroplastic-like: protein MASVNAFSSSSGLACKKSHESSWRNGGPFFSYNGLRAAETLQSGLNKLETKGFISTSARCGRIKAMASPTTSAPKRETDPKKRIVITGMGLVSVFGSDIDTFYDKLLEGTSGITPIDRFDISEYSVRFAGQIHGFSTTGYVDGKNDRRLDDCWRYCLVAGKKALDDANLGKQVLETMDKTRIGVLVGSGMGGISAFSSGMESLLLKGYKKISPFFIPYSISNMGSALLAIDTGLMGPNYSISTACATANYCFYAAANHIRRGEADIMVAGGVEAPVIPAGVGGFIACRALSQRNDEPQKASRPWDKNRDGFVLGEGAGVLIMESLDHAMKRGANIIAEYLGGAVTCDAHHMTDPRSDGLGVSSCIIKSLKDAGVAPEEVNYVNAHATSTVAGDLYEVNAIKKVFKDTSEIKMNATKSMIGHCLGAAGGLEAIATIQAINTGWLHPTINQYDLEPEVTIDTVPNVKKQHEVNVAISNSFGFGGHNSVVVFGPFKS from the exons ATGGCATCCGTCAATGCTTTTTCGTCTTCTTCTGGTTTAGCGTGCAAGAAGAGTCACGAATCATCGTGGAGAAATGGTGGTCCGTTTTTTTCGTATAATGGGcttagagctgctgaaacttTGCAATCGGGGTTAAATAAGTTAGAGACTAAGGGATTTATCTCCACTTCTG CAAGATGCGGAAGAATTAAGGCCATGGCTTCACCAACAACTTCAGCTCCCAAAAGAGAAACGGATCCAAAGAAAAGGATTGTCATAACTGGAATGGGTCTTGTCTCGGTTTTTGGAAGTGATATCGATACATTCTACGATAAACTTCTTGAAGGAACAAGTGGCATCACTCCTATAGACAGGTTCGATATTTCAGAGTACTCTGTTAGATTCGCAGGCCAGATCCACGGTTTCTCTACAACAGGCTACGTTGATGGAAAAAATGATCGACGCCTTGATGATTGCTGGAGATATTGTTTGGTGGCTGGCAAGAAAGCCCTTGACGATGCTAACCTCGGGAAACAAGTTCTTGAAACT ATGGACAAGACGAGAATAGGAGTGCTCGTGGGATCAGGGATGGGTGGCATTTCTGCTTTTAGTTCTGGAATGGAATCCTTGTTACTGAAGGGATATAAGAAAATATCTCCTTTTTTTATCCCTTATTCGATCTCCAACATGGGGTCGGCATTACTGGCTATAGATACCGGCTTAATGGGGCCTAATTACTCTATTTCAACGGCTTGCGCTACAGCAAATTACTGCTTCTACGCAGCAGCAAATCACATTAGAAGAGGCGAGGCAGATATAATGGTCGCGGGAGGGGTTGAAGCACCGGTTATACCTGCTGGAGTTGGAGGTTTCATTGCTTGTAGAGCATTGTCTCAAAGAAATGATGAACCACAGAAGGCTTCAAGACCATGGGACAAAAACCGTGATGGTTTTGTTCTCGGTGAAGGTGCCGGTGTACTG ATCATGGAAAGCTTGGATCATGCAATGAAACGAGGAGCGAATATTATTGCTGAATACTTGGGAGGTGCTGTAACCTGTGATGCTCACCACATGACCGATCCTCGTTCAGACGGACTCGGGGTCTCGTCTTGCATAATCAAGAGTTTGAAAGATGCAGGGGTTGCCCCCGAAGAG GTGAACTATGTGAATGCTCATGCAACATCAACTGTAGCCGGAGATCTTTATGAAGTCAATGCCATCAAGAAAGTCTTTAAGGATACCTCCGAAATAAAGATGAATGCAACCAAG TCGATGATTGGACATTGCCTGGGAGCTGCGGGGGGACTGGAAGCAATAGCCACCATTCAAGCAATCAACACTGGCTGGTTACATCCTACGATCAATCAATAT GATTTGGAACCTGAAGTCACAATAGACACTGTCCCAAATGTAAAGAAACAGCATGAAGTAAACGTCG CCATATCCAACTCATTCGGCTTCGGCGGGCACAATTCCGTGGTCGTATTTGGGCCATTCAAGTCTTAA
- the LOC142545295 gene encoding uncharacterized protein LOC142545295, with translation MGCTSSKSIDVDAGGVYRLPPSSFAIFDVNAIEEPWLNSCEPQDHRKQPSQLPAPILEKLDAIEDAPRTWEEVSKALEDLKPKLNSVPILQASMKPVNPTPPAQDSPAEKGESQPKSLTFHTLEELEANISSKESSKPAESKGVAELKKFNPTMSDPLIDSRNGINHLDVPKSLKDNIFIKRDKLERGKEGKTGGFVKRDPLADFEERCPPDGEESVVLYTTSLGGVRRTYEDCNIVRTLMETHRIVFDERDISLHGGFLNELKELLGEGVSVPRVFVKGRYLGGVEEVVHLNETGRLPRILNWARVERGVGRLGCEGCGGARFVPCLECGGSCKIVVEGKKERCGVCNENGLVHCPACI, from the coding sequence ATGGGGTGCACTTCATCCAAAAGCATCGACGTCGACGCCGGCGGTGTCTATCGTCTTCCGCCGTCCAGCTTCGCCATCTTCGACGTCAACGCCATCGAAGAGCCGTGGCTCAATTCATGCGAGCCGCAGGATCATCGGAAGCAGCCTTCACAGTTGCCAGCCCCCATTCTAGAGAAGCTCGACGCCATTGAAGATGCACCTCGCACGTGGGAAGAGGTCAGCAAGGCCCTGGAGGACCTCAAGCCCAAGCTCAACTCCGTCCCTATACTTCAGGCGAGTATGAAACCAGTCAATCCTACGCCACCAGCTCAAGATAGCCCCGCCGAAAAAGGAGAATCGCAACCTAAGAGCTTGACTTTCCATACGCTCGAAGAGCTGGAAGCTAATATCTCTTCGAAAGAATCATCAAAACCCGCTGAATCAAAGGGAGTTGCAGAATTGAAAAAATTCAACCCAACCATGTCCGACCCACTGATCGACTCGCGAAACGGCATCAATCATCTAGATGTCCCCAAGTCGCTGAAAGacaacattttcataaagagagacAAACTAGAGCGAGGAAAGGAAGGCAAAACCGGGGGTTTTGTCAAGCGGGACCCCTTAGCCGATTTCGAAGAGAGATGCCCTCCCGACGGAGAAGAATCTGTCGTCCTCTACACGACATCCTTAGGCGGCGTCCGGCGCACCTACGAGGACTGCAACATAGTCAGGACACTGATGGAGACACACAGGATCGTGTTCGACGAGCGCGACATATCATTACACGGCGGATTCCTGAACGAACTGAAGGAATTACTAGGCGAGGGAGTTAGTGTTCCGAGGGTGTTCGTGAAGGGGAGATACCTGGGCGGAGTGGAAGAAGTAGTGCATTTAAACGAAACGGGTCGCCTCCCAAGGATACTTAACTGGGCACGTGTGGAGAGGGGGGTGGGTAGGTTGGGCTGCGAGGGCTGCGGCGGCGCCAGGTTTGTGCCATGCTTGGAGTGTGGAGGAAGCTGCAAGATTGTTGTGGAGGGAAAGAAGGAGAGGTGTGGGGTTTGCAATGAGAATGGATTGGTCCATTGCCCCGCATGTATTTGA
- the LOC142545093 gene encoding putative protein phosphatase 2C 80 yields MPAQAGDILILGTDCVFENLFTKDIRDVANFLEGAGADPDQFARSIAEHPYYNSIDKSAFTPFTEASLRNGMAYCGGKKDDLTVVVAFIICKLFGFFYRWVLKRVIWNLDRLSIAQNFSILALCIYNSLLSVIINVTKCIWPQSCNVLM; encoded by the coding sequence ATGCCAGCACAAGCAGGGGACATTCTTATACTAGGCACTGATTGCGTATTCGAAAACTTGTTCACGAAAGATATAAGGGACGTTGCTAACTTCTTAGAAGGAGCAGGAGCAGATCCAGATCAATTTGCAAGAAGCATCGCCGAACATCCTTATTACAATTCCATTGATAAATCTGCTTTTACTCCCTTCACAGAAGCGTCTTTGAGAAATGGTATGGCATATTGTGGTGGCAAGAAAGATGATCTTACCGTTGTCGTGGCTTTCATTATTTGTAAATTGTTTGGTTTCTTTTACAGATGGGTATTAAAAAGGGTGATTTGGAATCTGGATAGACTTAGTATTGCACAAAATTTTAGCATTTTGGCCCTTTGTATATACAATTCTCTGCTCTCTGTTATTATCAATGTGACAAAGTGCATTTGGCCCCAATCTTGCAATGTTTTGATGTGA